The Amaranthus tricolor cultivar Red isolate AtriRed21 chromosome 6, ASM2621246v1, whole genome shotgun sequence genome has a segment encoding these proteins:
- the LOC130814710 gene encoding cyclic nucleotide-gated ion channel 17-like isoform X2, giving the protein MELKKDKIVRFYSGGKKNPDIVLPKVDPTRLEKSSSTYKPSLIYFNGDGTLGTSGRLGEPFKWGKAKVLLEGKQSWRNRILDPGSEIVLKWNKVFIVSCLLALFVDPLYFYLPGISGDKKRFCVKTDLHLQIVVTLWRTVADLFYLLHLIIKFRTAYVAPSSRVFGRGELVRDPNMIARRYIKSDFFIDLIATLPLPQFVIWFIIPASRSPRTDHNNNALALIVLLQYIPRLYLIFPLSSEIIKATGVVTKTAWAGAAYNLLLYILASHVLGAAWYLLSIERYTHCWKSNCRQEKGPPKCVLHFLDCDIFNSPARVAWANTTSVFSNCDPKQSSIPYGIFEDAVKKSVVSTNFIRKYFYCLWWGLQQLSSYGQNLDTTTFIGETSFAILIAIVGLVLFAHLIGNMQTYLQSITVRLEEWRLKRRDTEEWMRHRQLPEDLKHRVRRFVHSKWLATRGVDEESILTSLPTDLRRDIQRHLCLDLVRRVPFFSQMDDQLLDAICERLVSSLCTEGTYIVREGDPVTEMLFIIRGRLESSTTNGGRTGFFNSITLKPGDFCGEELLGWALHPKSSLNLPSSTRTVRALVEVESFALRAEDLKFVANQFRRLHSKKLQHTFRFYSHHWRTWAACFIQAAWRRSKRRKMTKFLSSLESFSSERDDDETREEVDSPSTPRVKPTLAVTLLASKFAANTRRGAQKIKLQKPEEPDFSVDPDDD; this is encoded by the exons ATGGAGTTGAAGAAGGACAAAATTGTAAG GTTTTATTCTGGTGGGAAAAAGAACCCTGATATTGTACTGCCAAAAGTGGACCCTACAAGATTAGAGAAGTCATCTTCTACTTATAAGCCTTCATTAATTTACTTTAATGGTGATGGAACTTTAGGGACTAGTGGTAGATTAGGAGAACCATTTAAGTGGGGTAAGGCTAAGGTTTTGTTGGAAGGGAAACAATCATGGAGAAATAGGATACTAGATCCTGGAAgtgaaattgtgttgaaatggaatAAGGTTTTCATTGTTTCTTGCTTGCTGGCACTTTTCGTCGACCCGTTATACTTCTATCTGCCTGGCATAAGTGGGGATAAGAAGAGATTTTGTGTGAAAACTGACTTGCATTTGCAAATTGTTGTCACCCTTTGGCGGACGGTTGCGGATCTCTTTTATCTGTTGCACTTGATCATCAAATTTAGAACAGCTTATGTGGCTCCGAGTTCTCGGGTGTTTGGAAGGGGTGAGCTTGTGAGGGATCCAAATATGATAGCGCGGAGGTACATTAAGTCTGATTTCTTCATCGATCTTATTGCCACATTGCCTCTGCCCCAG TTTGTAATCTGGTTCATCATTCCTGCATCAAGAAGTCCAAGAACTGATCACAATAACAATGCTCTTGCGCTCATTGTCCTGCTTCAGTATATTCCTCGATTATATCTGATTTTCCCTTTGAGCTCTGAAATCATAAAGGCCACTGGAGTAGTTACAAAGACTGCATGGGCAGGTGCAGCATACAATCTGCTATTGTATATCTTGGCTAGCCAT GTTCTCGGGGCAGCATGGTATTTGCTATCAATCGAAAGGTATACACATTGTTGGAAGTCCAACTGTAGACAAGAAAAAGGCCCTCCTAAATGTGTGCTTCATTTTTTAGATTGTGATATCTTCAACAGTCCAGCTCGTGTGGCTTGGGCTAATACCACTTCTGTATTCAGCAACTGCGATCCAAAACAAAGTAGCATCCCATATGGAATTTTTGAGGATGCAGTGAAGAAAAGTGTTGTTTCCACCAACTTTATCCGAAAGTACTTCTATTGTTTATGGTGGGGCTTGCAACAGCTAAG TTCTTATGGGCAAAATCTGGATACTACCACATTCATTGGGGAGACGTCATTTGCCATACTAATTGCAATTGTGGGTCTTGTCTTATTTGCACATTTGATTGGGAATATGCAG ACATATCTTCAATCTATCACTGTGAGGCTTGAAGAATGGAGGCTCAAGCGAAGAGATACTGAAGAGTGGATGAGACATCGGCAACTCCCTGAAGATCTGAAACATCGTGTCCGACGCTTTGTACATTCTAAGTGGCTTGCGACTCGAGGAGTTGATGAAGAATCTATTTTGACTAGCTTGCCTACTGACCTACGCAGAGACATTCAACGCCACCTTTGCTTGGATCTTGTTCGAAGG GTGCCTTTTTTCTCACAGATGGATGATCAGCTACTTGATGCAATCTGCGAACGCCTCGTATCCTCGTTGTGCACTGAGGGCACATATATTGTTCGAGAGGGTGATCCTGTGACAGAGATGCTTTTCATCATTAGAGGGAGATTAGAAAGTTCCACAACAAATGGGGGTCGAACGGGTTTTTTTAATTCGATAACTTTAAAGCCTGGAGACTTTTGTGGTGAAGAGTTGCTTGGTTGGGCTCTGCATCCCAAATCTTCCCTTAATCTTCCCTCTTCAACCAGAACTGTGAGAGCCCTTGTTGAAGTGGAATCCTTTGCCCTTAGAGCAGAAGATCTAAAGTTTGTCGCCAATCAATTTAGACGACTTCACAGCAAAAAACTTCAGCATACATTCCGGTTTTACTCTCATCATTGGAGGACTTGGGCTGCCTGCTTTATACAGGCTGCTTGGCGACGATCCAAGAGAAGAAAGATGACAAAATTTCTTTCCTCTTTGGAGTCCTTCTCTTCGGAAAGAGATGACGATGAAACTAGAGAGGAAGTAGATTCCCCCTCAACTCCTCGAGTGAAACCAACCTTAGCAGTTACATTGTTGGCTTCCAAATTTGCAGCAAATACCAGAAGAGGAGCTCAGAAGATTAAATTGCAGAAGCCTGAAGAGCCTGATTTTTCCGTTGATCCTGATGATGATTGA
- the LOC130814712 gene encoding zinc finger protein CONSTANS-LIKE 6-like, giving the protein MITQKKAADNNIVGGKTARACESCLKKRASWFSPVDHAFLCNACDLSVHSANELVGWHKRVRLETASSKPNPDTAVPSWHQGFTKKARTPRNTKASKSLYGSQMPHVVPQVSNDHDNEEFFEEDNEENEVVFSVPSFDSKNDDGFNISLIGFDGDMWDNMPGFLPTKTELAEFATDVESLFDQENEEVVKMEDLVFNQDHGCFPEVKIEEEGEISISNSNNYNHCYFDWSNDVESQMLNFDLNYGVEEEEELEKNVVVPKEENYYEESNNNEINLEESKRRKIILRLNYQEVINAWASLGCSSPWTTGRRPDFDLDHDGWPNWMGVLGPTGNRGNLKGGNEGREARVLRYREKRRTRLFSKKIRYQVRKLNAEKRPRFKGRFVKLSSLLSPLV; this is encoded by the exons atgataaccCAAAAGAAAGCAGCTGATAATAATATTGTGGGAGGGAAAACAGCACGGGCGTGCGAGAGCTGCCTAAAGAAGCGAGCTAGTTGGTTTAGCCCGGTAGATCATGCGTTTCTCTGCAATGCTTGTGACTTATCCGTCCATTCAGCTAATGAGCTTGTCGGCTGGCATAAGCGGGTTAGGCTTGAGACGGCATCGTCTAAGCCAAACCCAGACACGGCCGTGCCATCTTGGCACCAAGGGTTCACTAAGAAGGCTAGAACCCCACGCAACACTAAGGCGTCAAAATCATTGTATGGTAGTCAAATGCCTCATGTTGTGCCTCAAGTTAGTAATGATCATGATAATGAGGAATTTTTTGAGGAAgataatgaagaaaatgaggttGTTTTTAGTGTTCCTAGTTTTGATAGTAAAAATGATGATGGGTTTAACATTTCGTTAATTGGGTTTGATGGTGATATGTGGGATAACATGCCGGGATTTCTTCCGACGAAAACTGAGCTCGCCGAATTTGCTACTGATGTTGAGAGTTTATTCGACCAGGAGAACGAAGAGGTAGTTAAAATGGAGGATCTAGTTTTCAATCAAGATCATGGGTGTTTTCCGGAAGTGAAAATAGAAGAAGAGGGAGAGATTAGtattagtaatagtaataattataatcATTGTTATTTTGACTGGTCAAATGATGTGGAAAGTCAAATGTTgaattttgatttgaattatggggttgaagaggaggaagaattAGAAAAGAATGTGGTGGTACCAAAAGAAGAGAATTATTATgaggaaagtaataataatgaaattaatttgGAAGAAAGTAAAAGGAGGAAAATAATACTTAGATTGAATTATCAAGAGGTTATTAATGCATGGGCTAGTTTGGGTTGTTCATCTCCTTGGACCACCGGGCGGCGGCCCGATTTTGATCTTGACCATGATGGTTGGCCTAATTGGATG GGAGTATTGGGCCCTACTGGAAATAGAGGTAACCTAAAGGGTGGAAATGAAGGTAGAGAAGCAAGAGTTTTAAGATACAGAGAAAAGAGAAGGACAAGATTATTTTCTAAGAAGATAAGATATCAAGTTAGGAAATTAAACGCTGAAAAGAGGCCGCGTTTTAAAGGGCGCTTTGTCAAACTATCATCTCTTTTATCACCCCTTGTATAG
- the LOC130814711 gene encoding uncharacterized protein LOC130814711, whose product MDPSSFEQKPNAPRKVKFKPKAPIRKTSKLAVPKTEIFDDAETAAEAKDLMQRLQDNLATKPKIEKKVEPVQRVAFGYGSSIPSNQFSASHKNNSGYQDKLHFSTRREVKEYKEPWNYYSYYPVTLPLRRPYSGNPDILDYEEFGQVYTFDGNMSNPAMELGLMEENSEPKMMFFQLPMNMPMKKRIAATAGQAPTNSSKQPSSSNTIEKPAVLEDLQAGIMGKMLVYGSGDVKLKLGDTLYDVDDGSDCVFAQDVVAFNAAEKHCCAVGELLKRAIVTPDVNSILEDFAGLE is encoded by the exons ATGGATCCATCATCTTTTGAACAGAAACCAAATGCACCAAGGAAG GTGAAATTTAAACCCAAAGCTCCAATACGCAAAACTTCAAAGCTTGCAGTGCCAAAAAC TGAAATATTTGATGATGCTGAAACTGCTGCAGAAGCAAAGGACTTAATGCAGCGTTTGCAG gaTAATTTAGCAACAAAGCCAAAGATTGAGAAAAAAG TGGAGCCTGTTCAACGAGTTGCCTTTGGGTATGGATCATCAATTCCCAGCAATCAATTCAGTGCTTCTCATAAAAATAATTCTGGGTATCAGG ATAAACTTCATTTTTCAACCAGAAGAGAGGTCAAAGAATACAAAGAGCCATGG AATTATTACAGCTATTATCCAGTAACTCTTCCTCTTCGGAGACCTTATTCTGGAAATCCTG ATATCCTTGATTATGAAGAGTTCGGGCAGGTATATACTTTTGATGGAAATATGTCTAATCCAGCCATGGAGCTAGGCCTTATG GAGGAAAATTCAGAGCctaaaatgatgttttttcaGCTGCCAATGAATATGCCTATGAAAAAACGGATTGCTGCAACAGCAGGCCAAGCACCAACCAACAGCTCAAAACAACCAAGTAGTTCAAACACCATAGAGAAGCCTGCAGTGTTGGAAGATTTACAAGCAGGTATCATGGGTAAAATGCTGGTTTACGGAAGTGGTGATGTAAAGCTCAAGCTTGGCGATACCCTTTATGAT GTAGACGATGGTTCTGATTGTGTATTTGCTCAGGATGTTGTAGCTTTTAATGCAGCAGAGAAGCATTGTTGTGCTGTTGGAGAACTCCTCAAGCGTGCTATTGTGACTCCAGATGTGAATTCCATTTTGGAAGATTTTGCTGGCTTAGAGTGA
- the LOC130814710 gene encoding cyclic nucleotide-gated ion channel 17-like isoform X1, producing MCECIFWNNWSGFSSLGMELKKDKIVRFYSGGKKNPDIVLPKVDPTRLEKSSSTYKPSLIYFNGDGTLGTSGRLGEPFKWGKAKVLLEGKQSWRNRILDPGSEIVLKWNKVFIVSCLLALFVDPLYFYLPGISGDKKRFCVKTDLHLQIVVTLWRTVADLFYLLHLIIKFRTAYVAPSSRVFGRGELVRDPNMIARRYIKSDFFIDLIATLPLPQFVIWFIIPASRSPRTDHNNNALALIVLLQYIPRLYLIFPLSSEIIKATGVVTKTAWAGAAYNLLLYILASHVLGAAWYLLSIERYTHCWKSNCRQEKGPPKCVLHFLDCDIFNSPARVAWANTTSVFSNCDPKQSSIPYGIFEDAVKKSVVSTNFIRKYFYCLWWGLQQLSSYGQNLDTTTFIGETSFAILIAIVGLVLFAHLIGNMQTYLQSITVRLEEWRLKRRDTEEWMRHRQLPEDLKHRVRRFVHSKWLATRGVDEESILTSLPTDLRRDIQRHLCLDLVRRVPFFSQMDDQLLDAICERLVSSLCTEGTYIVREGDPVTEMLFIIRGRLESSTTNGGRTGFFNSITLKPGDFCGEELLGWALHPKSSLNLPSSTRTVRALVEVESFALRAEDLKFVANQFRRLHSKKLQHTFRFYSHHWRTWAACFIQAAWRRSKRRKMTKFLSSLESFSSERDDDETREEVDSPSTPRVKPTLAVTLLASKFAANTRRGAQKIKLQKPEEPDFSVDPDDD from the exons ATGTGTGAATGCATTTTCTGGAATAATTGGAGT GGTTTTAGCTCACTTGGCATGGAGTTGAAGAAGGACAAAATTGTAAG GTTTTATTCTGGTGGGAAAAAGAACCCTGATATTGTACTGCCAAAAGTGGACCCTACAAGATTAGAGAAGTCATCTTCTACTTATAAGCCTTCATTAATTTACTTTAATGGTGATGGAACTTTAGGGACTAGTGGTAGATTAGGAGAACCATTTAAGTGGGGTAAGGCTAAGGTTTTGTTGGAAGGGAAACAATCATGGAGAAATAGGATACTAGATCCTGGAAgtgaaattgtgttgaaatggaatAAGGTTTTCATTGTTTCTTGCTTGCTGGCACTTTTCGTCGACCCGTTATACTTCTATCTGCCTGGCATAAGTGGGGATAAGAAGAGATTTTGTGTGAAAACTGACTTGCATTTGCAAATTGTTGTCACCCTTTGGCGGACGGTTGCGGATCTCTTTTATCTGTTGCACTTGATCATCAAATTTAGAACAGCTTATGTGGCTCCGAGTTCTCGGGTGTTTGGAAGGGGTGAGCTTGTGAGGGATCCAAATATGATAGCGCGGAGGTACATTAAGTCTGATTTCTTCATCGATCTTATTGCCACATTGCCTCTGCCCCAG TTTGTAATCTGGTTCATCATTCCTGCATCAAGAAGTCCAAGAACTGATCACAATAACAATGCTCTTGCGCTCATTGTCCTGCTTCAGTATATTCCTCGATTATATCTGATTTTCCCTTTGAGCTCTGAAATCATAAAGGCCACTGGAGTAGTTACAAAGACTGCATGGGCAGGTGCAGCATACAATCTGCTATTGTATATCTTGGCTAGCCAT GTTCTCGGGGCAGCATGGTATTTGCTATCAATCGAAAGGTATACACATTGTTGGAAGTCCAACTGTAGACAAGAAAAAGGCCCTCCTAAATGTGTGCTTCATTTTTTAGATTGTGATATCTTCAACAGTCCAGCTCGTGTGGCTTGGGCTAATACCACTTCTGTATTCAGCAACTGCGATCCAAAACAAAGTAGCATCCCATATGGAATTTTTGAGGATGCAGTGAAGAAAAGTGTTGTTTCCACCAACTTTATCCGAAAGTACTTCTATTGTTTATGGTGGGGCTTGCAACAGCTAAG TTCTTATGGGCAAAATCTGGATACTACCACATTCATTGGGGAGACGTCATTTGCCATACTAATTGCAATTGTGGGTCTTGTCTTATTTGCACATTTGATTGGGAATATGCAG ACATATCTTCAATCTATCACTGTGAGGCTTGAAGAATGGAGGCTCAAGCGAAGAGATACTGAAGAGTGGATGAGACATCGGCAACTCCCTGAAGATCTGAAACATCGTGTCCGACGCTTTGTACATTCTAAGTGGCTTGCGACTCGAGGAGTTGATGAAGAATCTATTTTGACTAGCTTGCCTACTGACCTACGCAGAGACATTCAACGCCACCTTTGCTTGGATCTTGTTCGAAGG GTGCCTTTTTTCTCACAGATGGATGATCAGCTACTTGATGCAATCTGCGAACGCCTCGTATCCTCGTTGTGCACTGAGGGCACATATATTGTTCGAGAGGGTGATCCTGTGACAGAGATGCTTTTCATCATTAGAGGGAGATTAGAAAGTTCCACAACAAATGGGGGTCGAACGGGTTTTTTTAATTCGATAACTTTAAAGCCTGGAGACTTTTGTGGTGAAGAGTTGCTTGGTTGGGCTCTGCATCCCAAATCTTCCCTTAATCTTCCCTCTTCAACCAGAACTGTGAGAGCCCTTGTTGAAGTGGAATCCTTTGCCCTTAGAGCAGAAGATCTAAAGTTTGTCGCCAATCAATTTAGACGACTTCACAGCAAAAAACTTCAGCATACATTCCGGTTTTACTCTCATCATTGGAGGACTTGGGCTGCCTGCTTTATACAGGCTGCTTGGCGACGATCCAAGAGAAGAAAGATGACAAAATTTCTTTCCTCTTTGGAGTCCTTCTCTTCGGAAAGAGATGACGATGAAACTAGAGAGGAAGTAGATTCCCCCTCAACTCCTCGAGTGAAACCAACCTTAGCAGTTACATTGTTGGCTTCCAAATTTGCAGCAAATACCAGAAGAGGAGCTCAGAAGATTAAATTGCAGAAGCCTGAAGAGCCTGATTTTTCCGTTGATCCTGATGATGATTGA
- the LOC130814709 gene encoding preprotein translocase subunit SECY, chloroplastic, giving the protein MLVTFTEAAPIASTSSLISLSLSSPPKLHQYSTTFRCRLNYGFRTKPTSSIAASLSSTTTPSSYESSVFDPLGIEQDKSWNVARAWDDVLRLVSHTFDSNSSARKDRPTSGRGAAAAIEDSSIDFGDFFKGPLPGKFLKLLGYLALSRLGIYIPLGGVNREAFVGNLDQNNFISTLDSFSGGGIGRLGICSLGIVPFINAQIVFQLLAQVYPKLQDLQKREGEAGRKKVLQYTRYASVGFALVQAIGQVLFLRPYVNDFSTEWVLSSVILLTLGSVFTTYLGERISDLKLGNGTSLLIFTNIISYLPASFGRTVSQAYQDGNNTGLAIIVVSFISLVFGIVYVQEAERKIPMNYASRYSGRSGGLQKSAYLPFKVNSAGVMPIIFSTSSLALPATLARFTGLDILKKAAVALVPGGSFYLPTNILLIAFFNYYYTFLQLDPDDVSEQLKRQGASIPLVRPGRSTALFIKTVLSRISILGSAFLAILAAGPAVVEQATHLTAFRGFAGTSVLILVGCATDTARKVQAEIISQKYKNIEFYDLNK; this is encoded by the exons ATGTTGGTTACATTTACAGAGGCAGCACCTATTGCGTCTACTTCCTCTCTCAtctcactttctctctcttcccctCCTAAACTCCATCAATATTCCACAACTTTCAGATGCAGGCTCAACTATGGCTTCCGCACCAAACCCACCTCTTCCATTGCTGCTTCTCTCTCCTCCACCACCACCCCATCCAG CTATGAAAGTTCAGTGTTTGATCCATTGGGTATAGAGCAGGATAAGTCATGGAATGTGGCTAGGGCTTGGGATGATGTTCTTAGGCTTGTTTCACATACTTTTGACAGTAATTCTAGTGCAAGAAAAGACAGACCAACCTCAGGTCGAGGAGCTGCAG CTGCAATTGAGGATAGTTCCATTGATTTTGGGGACTTCTTTAAAGGCCCATTACCTGGGAAATTTCTGAAATTGTTGGGGTATTTAGCCTTGTCTCGACTTGGGATATACATTCCTCTTGGAGGAGTAAATCGAGAGGCGTTTGTGGGTAACTTGGATCAAAACAATTTCATTAGTACTTTGGACTCTTTTTCTGGGGGTGGTATCGGACGGCTTGGGATTTGCTCTCTTGGAATTGTTCCTTTCATTAATGCACAAATCGTGTTTCAACTCCTTGCCCAAGTCTACCCTAAGTTGCAAGATCTTCAGAAAAGAGAAGGCGAAGCCGGGAGGAAGAAGGTTCTACAGTATACCCGCTATGCGTCAGTGGGGTTTGCTTTAGTACAG GCAATTGGGCAAGTACTTTTTCTTCGTCCATATGTAAATGACTTCAGTACCGAGTGGGTTCTTTCATCAGTTATCCTTTTAACGCTTGGTTCCGTATTTACAACATACCTTGGTGAACGTATATCCGACTTGAAGCTTGGAAATGGTACATCGCTACTGATTTTCACAAACATCATCTCATACTTACCTGCATCTTTTGGAAGGACAGTTTCACAGGCGTATCAAGATGGAAATAACACTGGTCTTGCCATTATTGTTGTGTCATTCATTTCCTTGGTTTTTGGTATTGTATATGTTCAG GAAGCAGAGAGAAAAATTCCAATGAACTATGCTTCAAGATACTCTGGTAGAAGTGGGGGACTTCAAAAGTCCGCTTACCTGCCCTTCAAG GTGAACAGCGCTGGAGTAATGCCTATTATATTCTCGACATCATCGTTAGCTCTTCCTGCCACACTGGCCCGTTTTACTGGTTTAGATATTCTAAAAAAAGCTGCAGTTGCTTTAGTTCCTGGAG GTTCTTTCTACCTTCCAACTAACATCTTATTAATAGCCTTCTTCAATTATTACTACACTTTCTTGCAATTGGATCCTGATGATGTGAGTGAACAACTAAAGCGACAAGGTGCATCCATTCCACTTGTCCGACCTGGTAGAAGTACGGCCCTCTTCATAAAAACG GTTCTGAGTCGGATATCAATTCTTGGTTCTGCTTTCTTGGCAATACTCGCTGCTGGTCCAGCCGTAGTTGAACAAGCTACTCATCTCACTGCATTCCGAGGATTTGCAGGCACTTCTGTGCTTATCCTTGTCGGCTGTGCAACCGACACTGCGCGAAAAGTTCAAGCCGAGATAATTTCGCAGAAATATAAGAACATTGAGTTTTATGATCTTAACAAATGA